A genomic stretch from Terriglobus sp. RCC_193 includes:
- a CDS encoding FUSC family protein yields MSRFERIFSTIRSELQSYPGRMSGSLQDTLCMVSALVLADTLRVPGIGLALALILMLQRESPGVTLRNTLQIWGGAAASSLACFVWVQMTDGTEVFRFLGFLLLVSFSGFCMTATRIPLFFTIFGFYGFVALSAWDTHRPANAIVTATLYNLASLALALGAASLINFLLRTRHPVDALAEELTKRIQLLARFHREQAEMPRKAGMSALHHQLVQYSHAGDLKLNQLYEEVRSRFPRRMPPGVHFRIGVLARVMEESNLAGFDTDANAAEAHLRIAEQCDFILDQSLNKPHSPSADAPERLRRIFTELNLYCDVAQEGVTIRHDAPAPARSFRFFHSDAFTSPDAALYALKLTLSASICYVLYNAVAWPGILTCVVTVLFTGLTSTGAMKQKQLYRLAGAAIGGALAIVVESLLFPNMDSITSMVLVTGSVCLLSAWVSRSPRIGYTGVQIAFAFFITDLAGFGAASQIAPARDRVFGIALGILVMWFVFDQIWPVRTSHALEAIRNRVVHNADAITASAKASAMAAMRAEVSADLATMQTLLQSAWFDFGKDYREELLRSSRLGRETEAAAARFYSNMQQALESHPR; encoded by the coding sequence ATGAGCCGCTTCGAGCGAATCTTCAGCACCATCCGATCGGAACTGCAGTCTTATCCGGGCCGCATGTCGGGGTCGTTGCAGGACACACTTTGCATGGTGTCGGCGCTGGTACTCGCCGATACTTTGCGTGTTCCGGGCATTGGGCTTGCGCTGGCTCTGATTCTGATGTTGCAGCGCGAAAGCCCCGGCGTGACCTTGCGCAATACGCTCCAGATCTGGGGCGGCGCGGCTGCTTCGTCGCTGGCGTGCTTTGTGTGGGTTCAGATGACGGATGGAACGGAGGTTTTCCGTTTTCTTGGCTTCCTGCTGCTGGTATCTTTCTCTGGCTTTTGCATGACAGCGACACGTATTCCGCTGTTCTTCACCATCTTTGGCTTCTATGGATTTGTAGCTCTGTCTGCGTGGGATACGCATCGGCCAGCGAATGCGATTGTGACCGCGACGCTCTACAACCTTGCATCACTCGCGCTAGCGCTGGGGGCTGCAAGCCTGATCAATTTCCTGTTACGTACACGGCATCCGGTGGATGCGCTTGCCGAGGAATTAACGAAGAGAATTCAGTTGCTGGCGCGTTTCCATCGTGAACAGGCAGAGATGCCGCGAAAGGCTGGTATGTCTGCGCTGCATCATCAACTGGTGCAATACAGCCATGCGGGTGACCTGAAGCTAAACCAACTGTATGAGGAAGTTCGCAGCAGATTTCCAAGGCGGATGCCGCCGGGTGTTCACTTCCGCATTGGTGTGCTGGCCCGTGTGATGGAGGAGAGCAATCTTGCGGGCTTTGACACGGATGCCAACGCCGCCGAAGCGCATCTACGCATTGCGGAACAGTGCGACTTCATTCTTGACCAAAGTCTCAACAAACCACATTCACCTTCTGCCGATGCGCCGGAACGATTGCGCCGCATCTTTACCGAACTGAACCTCTACTGTGATGTGGCCCAGGAGGGCGTGACCATTCGCCATGATGCTCCGGCTCCTGCGAGAAGTTTTCGATTCTTTCATTCCGATGCCTTCACTTCACCCGATGCGGCGCTGTATGCATTGAAGCTGACTTTGAGCGCGAGTATCTGCTATGTGCTGTACAACGCGGTTGCATGGCCGGGCATTTTGACGTGCGTTGTGACTGTGCTTTTTACGGGCCTGACTTCGACAGGCGCGATGAAGCAGAAGCAACTGTATCGGCTGGCTGGCGCGGCCATCGGTGGAGCGCTGGCGATTGTTGTGGAGTCGTTGCTGTTTCCGAACATGGATTCGATCACGTCGATGGTGTTGGTTACGGGTTCCGTTTGTCTTCTGTCGGCATGGGTGTCGCGTAGTCCTCGCATTGGCTACACTGGCGTGCAGATTGCGTTTGCGTTTTTCATTACCGATCTTGCAGGCTTTGGCGCTGCAAGCCAGATTGCACCGGCGCGCGATCGTGTTTTCGGCATTGCGCTGGGCATCCTGGTGATGTGGTTTGTGTTTGACCAGATATGGCCTGTGCGCACGTCACACGCGCTGGAGGCGATACGTAATCGTGTGGTTCACAATGCGGATGCGATAACCGCTTCGGCAAAAGCTTCTGCAATGGCAGCGATGCGTGCTGAGGTATCTGCTGATCTTGCGACCATGCAGACGCTGTTGCAGTCTGCATGGTTTGATTTTGGAAAAGACTATCGCGAGGAACTGTTGCGCAGTAGCCGGTTGGGACGCGAGACGGAGGCGGCCGCTGCACGCTTCTACAGCAACATGCAGCAGGCGCTGGAAAGTCACCCGCGTTAA
- a CDS encoding carbohydrate kinase family protein, protein MSTKRFDVAIAGEINLDLVLYGLPKEMPCERELLADNFAMTLGSSSAILAHNLSTLGVSVTMTTLVGPDALGEIALQRLREAHVDLGGTRHTDACSTGVTLMLPHGKERHTLTYPGTMAKMSLADLDLDYLSNARHFHLSSLYLQTALRPDVPELFRRMKSAGLTISLDTNDDPDGRWEGLLDTVLPLVDIFMPNEDEACRMTRTTSAEAAIEVLGNIVPLVAVKCGSRGALIRSAGVVQEIAPVPVTPVDTVGAGDSFNTGFLFGYLRGMSPAAAARCGNICGALSTQRSGGTEAFRDKALLDAFLAAHGGLTQA, encoded by the coding sequence ATGAGCACCAAACGTTTCGATGTAGCCATCGCCGGTGAAATCAATCTCGACCTCGTGCTCTACGGCTTGCCAAAAGAGATGCCGTGCGAAAGGGAACTGCTTGCGGACAACTTCGCCATGACACTCGGCAGTTCGTCCGCCATCCTCGCGCACAATCTCTCCACGCTCGGCGTCTCCGTCACCATGACCACGCTCGTTGGCCCGGACGCACTTGGCGAAATCGCTCTGCAACGCCTGCGCGAAGCACATGTCGATCTTGGTGGTACTCGCCACACCGATGCATGCAGTACCGGCGTGACGCTGATGCTGCCGCATGGCAAAGAGCGCCACACGCTCACTTATCCCGGCACCATGGCGAAGATGTCGCTGGCCGATCTCGATCTGGACTACCTCTCCAACGCGCGCCACTTCCATCTCTCATCGCTCTATCTGCAAACCGCGCTGCGTCCTGATGTACCGGAACTCTTTCGCCGCATGAAGTCCGCGGGACTGACCATCTCTCTCGACACGAACGATGATCCCGATGGCCGCTGGGAAGGCCTTCTGGATACCGTGCTTCCTCTCGTGGATATCTTCATGCCCAACGAAGATGAAGCCTGCCGCATGACACGCACCACATCAGCAGAAGCAGCCATTGAAGTGCTTGGAAACATCGTGCCACTCGTCGCGGTGAAGTGCGGCAGTCGCGGAGCACTCATACGTTCGGCTGGCGTTGTGCAGGAAATCGCTCCAGTGCCAGTCACGCCGGTTGATACGGTGGGCGCGGGCGACAGCTTCAACACAGGATTCCTCTTCGGCTATCTTCGTGGCATGTCACCCGCTGCCGCCGCTCGTTGCGGCAACATCTGCGGTGCTTTATCAACGCAGCGTTCCGGTGGCACAGAAGCCTTCCGCGACAAAGCATTGCTCGATGCTTTCCTCGCAGCCCATGGAGGCCTCACGCAGGCTTAA
- a CDS encoding SIS domain-containing protein: MSFGSNASSWSQSTAITELLQQAEQKDGLRDTLREILQQPDTWRETASRVKAALPQYTAMLDGLQAVILTGSGSSEYAAECARTAFQRLFPVTAQSIGSGALLTDGTSLLPQSRPALMIHFARSGDSPESVGALQAMLHDDARIRQLAITCNAEGKLAKAAAHDGRLKALTLDARTNDRSLVMTSSFTNMVLAAIGMASHADTEAYVSSAERLAIAAEAILTTAFEQFRAPLLQTCSRVFYLADLATFGAAREAALKMTEMTAGRVMTVAETYLGLRHGPMSAIHKDALIVCFLSADPLVRAYEEDLIRELNAKELGAAKIFIGSTVPHDLVHKEDIVIESEVFSQTSVAFHSLLHVVAGQVLAFYRCLHEGLKPDAPSESGVINRVVQKFQLHGAAAEQA, encoded by the coding sequence TTGTCTTTCGGCAGCAACGCATCTTCGTGGTCGCAGTCAACCGCCATCACAGAGCTACTTCAGCAGGCAGAACAGAAAGACGGCCTGCGCGACACGTTGCGAGAGATACTGCAACAGCCCGATACATGGCGTGAAACTGCAAGCAGAGTGAAGGCAGCACTACCGCAATACACCGCTATGCTCGACGGATTGCAGGCTGTCATCCTCACCGGCTCCGGCAGTTCAGAGTACGCAGCAGAATGCGCTCGCACAGCCTTTCAGCGATTGTTTCCGGTAACCGCACAATCCATCGGTTCGGGCGCGCTGTTGACGGATGGTACATCCTTGTTGCCGCAGTCGCGGCCCGCGTTGATGATTCACTTCGCGCGTTCCGGTGACAGCCCGGAGAGCGTCGGTGCGCTACAGGCAATGCTGCACGATGATGCACGGATCCGCCAGCTCGCCATCACCTGCAATGCGGAAGGAAAACTCGCGAAGGCCGCCGCACACGATGGACGCCTGAAAGCTCTCACGCTGGATGCGCGCACCAACGACCGCAGCCTGGTCATGACCAGCAGCTTTACCAACATGGTGCTCGCAGCCATCGGCATGGCGTCGCACGCAGACACGGAAGCCTACGTGTCCTCAGCGGAAAGACTCGCTATTGCGGCAGAGGCCATCCTCACCACAGCCTTTGAACAATTCCGTGCCCCATTGTTGCAAACGTGTTCACGCGTCTTTTATCTCGCAGACCTCGCCACCTTCGGCGCCGCACGCGAAGCTGCATTGAAGATGACAGAGATGACCGCAGGCCGTGTCATGACCGTAGCGGAAACATACCTCGGTCTGCGCCACGGCCCCATGAGCGCCATTCACAAAGATGCATTGATCGTGTGCTTCCTCTCAGCAGACCCGCTCGTTCGCGCTTATGAAGAAGACCTGATTCGTGAACTGAATGCGAAGGAACTCGGCGCTGCGAAAATCTTCATTGGCTCCACTGTGCCGCATGATTTGGTTCACAAGGAAGACATCGTGATTGAGAGCGAAGTCTTCTCCCAAACATCCGTTGCGTTTCACTCGTTGCTCCATGTCGTCGCAGGACAGGTACTCGCGTTCTATCGCTGCCTGCACGAAGGGTTGAAACCAGATGCACCGTCTGAAAGCGGAGTCATCAATCGCGTAGTACAGAAATTTCAGCTTCACGGCGCAGCAGCGGAGCAGGCCTGA
- a CDS encoding amidohydrolase family protein, translating into MTEQDKFVALVSATAEVSLPLGEFQPKSALVTPDNTPLMPRFPVIDYHNHLDSMQPEDVLRIMDSCGVEHVINITMKVGDEAIAILDRYHAASPRFSSIGWMDWSGVERDDFVKVTKDRLRRLVDHGIVGIKFWKDMGLTIRGTDGKLLRIDDERWIPIFEECEKLQLPVMFHTADPTAFFDPIDRFNERYEELAAHPDWGFSDSPVSKRALLEQRNRVIARHPGITFVGAHCAESSEDLAYLYEQMDALPNLMVDISARASELGRQPFRAREFFLKYADRILFGSDLLPETEMYRLYYRMLETADEYFPYPSHASRQGRWNIYGLSLPDDVLRKVYRENALKLLPKLR; encoded by the coding sequence ATGACGGAGCAGGATAAGTTTGTTGCATTGGTGAGTGCTACTGCAGAGGTTTCGCTTCCGTTGGGCGAGTTTCAGCCGAAGTCGGCACTGGTGACACCGGACAATACGCCGTTGATGCCGCGCTTTCCCGTGATTGATTATCACAACCACCTGGACTCCATGCAGCCCGAGGATGTGTTGCGCATTATGGATAGCTGCGGCGTGGAACACGTGATCAACATCACGATGAAGGTGGGCGATGAGGCCATTGCCATTCTTGATCGTTACCATGCGGCGTCGCCGCGCTTCTCCAGCATTGGATGGATGGACTGGTCTGGTGTGGAACGTGATGACTTTGTGAAGGTCACGAAGGATCGTCTGCGGCGGCTTGTGGATCATGGCATTGTCGGCATCAAGTTCTGGAAGGACATGGGGCTTACGATTCGTGGCACGGATGGCAAGCTGCTGCGCATTGATGACGAGCGGTGGATTCCGATCTTTGAAGAATGCGAAAAGCTGCAATTACCGGTGATGTTTCATACGGCTGACCCGACGGCATTCTTTGATCCGATTGATCGTTTCAACGAACGGTATGAAGAACTGGCGGCGCACCCGGACTGGGGATTCAGCGATTCGCCAGTATCGAAGCGCGCGTTGCTGGAACAGCGCAATCGTGTGATTGCACGGCACCCTGGCATTACGTTTGTGGGCGCGCACTGTGCGGAGAGTAGTGAAGACTTAGCGTATCTGTACGAACAGATGGATGCGCTGCCGAACCTGATGGTGGACATCAGCGCGCGTGCTTCTGAGTTGGGACGACAGCCATTCCGTGCGCGTGAGTTCTTCCTGAAGTATGCGGACCGCATTCTGTTTGGCAGCGATCTGCTGCCGGAGACAGAGATGTATCGGCTGTATTACCGCATGTTGGAAACAGCGGATGAGTATTTCCCGTATCCTTCGCACGCTTCGCGACAGGGACGATGGAATATCTATGGGCTTTCGCTGCCGGATGATGTTCTGCGCAAGGTGTATCGCGAGAATGCGCTGAAGCTGTTGCCGAAGCTGCGGTAG
- a CDS encoding diphosphate--fructose-6-phosphate 1-phosphotransferase, giving the protein MHSDGLMIVQGGGPTAVFNASLAGIVREAQQLRFSSIYGARFGMKGLSSGDVISLTSLTPDALEGIRLSPGAALGTSRFKPTEEDLDHCIHVLQSHGISRMIFLGGNGTMGGAHRFLEFCASRGFSLQVMGAPKTIDNDIRATDRCPGFGSAARYVAQSLLDLSMDLQSLPQPVSIMETLGRDVGWLAAASMLAKQHPDEAPHVVCIPEIPFVLDNFLQRIDATVKRIGWAVAVVSEGTSYADGTPVFEQVPSSGGKIPMRPLIGGVAQHLSGLVAEHLGLRCRSEKPGLIARSASPYVSAQDRADAELTGRECVRALAAGTSGFMVSLRAIGSNPAFELLPLTEAAGPRRAIPQEWLRHDGLAVNDAFLQYARPIVGPLQRHPASLSGHPVQ; this is encoded by the coding sequence ATGCATTCCGATGGCCTGATGATCGTGCAGGGCGGCGGCCCCACTGCCGTATTCAACGCCAGCCTTGCAGGCATTGTGCGCGAAGCGCAGCAGCTTCGCTTCAGCAGCATCTACGGCGCACGCTTCGGCATGAAAGGGCTGTCCTCCGGCGATGTGATCAGCCTCACTTCTCTTACACCCGATGCATTGGAAGGCATCCGTCTCAGCCCCGGCGCAGCACTCGGCACATCGCGCTTCAAACCAACCGAGGAAGATCTCGACCACTGCATCCACGTGCTGCAATCGCATGGCATTAGCCGCATGATCTTTCTCGGCGGCAACGGCACCATGGGCGGCGCGCATCGCTTCCTTGAGTTCTGCGCCTCACGCGGCTTCTCTCTGCAGGTGATGGGCGCGCCAAAAACCATAGACAATGACATCCGTGCAACGGATCGTTGCCCGGGCTTTGGCAGCGCCGCGCGTTATGTAGCTCAGTCGCTGCTGGACCTTTCCATGGACCTGCAATCCCTGCCGCAGCCTGTCTCCATCATGGAAACGCTGGGTCGCGATGTGGGCTGGCTGGCCGCTGCGTCCATGCTTGCCAAACAACATCCTGACGAAGCGCCACACGTCGTCTGCATCCCGGAAATCCCCTTCGTGCTGGACAACTTCCTGCAACGCATCGATGCAACAGTGAAGCGCATCGGCTGGGCCGTTGCCGTCGTCTCCGAGGGAACATCGTATGCGGACGGCACACCGGTCTTTGAACAAGTGCCATCCTCCGGCGGCAAGATACCGATGCGCCCACTGATCGGCGGAGTCGCCCAACACCTGTCAGGTCTGGTGGCAGAGCATCTCGGCCTTCGCTGCCGCAGTGAAAAGCCCGGCCTCATCGCTCGGTCTGCCTCGCCGTATGTCTCCGCGCAGGATCGTGCCGATGCGGAACTCACAGGTCGCGAATGTGTTCGCGCTCTGGCCGCAGGCACCAGCGGATTCATGGTGTCTCTGCGCGCCATCGGCAGTAATCCCGCTTTTGAATTGCTCCCACTCACAGAAGCCGCAGGCCCACGCCGAGCCATACCGCAGGAGTGGCTGCGTCACGATGGCCTCGCGGTCAACGATGCATTCCTGCAGTACGCGCGTCCCATCGTCGGGCCGCTGCAGCGACATCCCGCATCGCTCAGCGGCCATCCCGTGCAGTAA
- the rfbG gene encoding CDP-glucose 4,6-dehydratase: MTASSKWAGRRVFLTGHTGFKGGWLVLWLTSLGAEVRGYALDPWTNPSLMEAARIPSRVEDVRGDLRNGAQLEKAITEFQPEVVFHLAAQPLVRASYIDPIGTYETNVIGTARLLDSVRRTPSVRAVVSVTTDKCYENKEWLWGYRETDPLGGYDPYSSSKACAELVSAAYRQSYFPVEKWNEHHVAIATARAGNVIGGGDWSDDRLIPDLVRGFLKGEPVLIRRPHAIRPWQHVMEPLAGYIRLAEHLLQSDATRYATAYNFGPSDDDARPVSWIADHLAKTWSTGATWVLDKDAGVHEAGYLKLDSSRARAELGWRPRLHLADALDWTLDWFRAHASGEDMQRYTLQQIEAYEALAVNES, translated from the coding sequence GTGACAGCAAGCAGCAAATGGGCAGGACGCCGCGTTTTCTTAACCGGCCACACCGGATTCAAGGGCGGATGGCTTGTGCTCTGGCTCACATCGCTTGGTGCAGAGGTGCGCGGTTATGCGCTTGATCCCTGGACGAATCCCAGCCTGATGGAAGCGGCGCGCATTCCTTCACGAGTAGAAGACGTGCGCGGCGACCTTCGCAACGGCGCACAACTCGAAAAAGCCATCACGGAATTTCAGCCAGAAGTCGTCTTCCATCTCGCGGCACAGCCGCTGGTGCGGGCTTCGTACATTGATCCCATTGGCACCTATGAAACCAATGTGATTGGCACCGCCCGTCTATTGGATTCCGTGCGCCGCACGCCTTCCGTACGCGCCGTCGTCTCCGTGACCACGGACAAGTGCTACGAAAACAAGGAGTGGCTCTGGGGCTATCGCGAAACCGACCCGCTCGGTGGTTACGACCCCTACTCCAGTTCCAAGGCATGCGCAGAACTCGTGTCTGCCGCTTATCGCCAGTCGTACTTTCCAGTTGAAAAATGGAATGAACATCATGTCGCAATCGCAACCGCACGTGCAGGGAATGTGATTGGTGGCGGAGACTGGTCCGACGATCGTTTGATCCCCGATTTAGTTCGAGGTTTTCTCAAAGGCGAGCCCGTTCTCATCCGCCGTCCCCATGCCATTCGCCCGTGGCAACATGTGATGGAACCACTGGCCGGATACATCCGCCTAGCCGAACATCTTCTGCAATCAGACGCCACGCGCTACGCCACCGCGTATAACTTCGGCCCCAGCGACGACGACGCGCGTCCGGTGTCATGGATCGCCGATCATCTCGCAAAGACTTGGTCCACCGGAGCAACGTGGGTGTTGGACAAAGACGCTGGCGTGCACGAAGCCGGTTATCTCAAACTCGATTCCAGCCGCGCGCGCGCCGAACTCGGTTGGCGTCCGCGTCTGCATCTTGCCGATGCTCTGGACTGGACGCTGGATTGGTTCCGTGCCCACGCATCCGGCGAAGACATGCAGCGCTACACGCTGCAGCAGATCGAAGCGTATGAAGCTCTCGCCGTGAACGAATCGTAA
- the rfbF gene encoding glucose-1-phosphate cytidylyltransferase encodes MKAVILAGGLGTRLAEETSVRPKPMVEIGGRPILWHIMKMYSQHGIHDFIICCGYKGYVIKEYFANYYLHTSDVTFDLPQNKTTVHASVAEPWTVTLVDTGDDTGTGGRLKRIRKYLNPDEPFCMTYGDGVSNVDITAEIVFHRQHGKLATLTSVQPVARFGALQLNGTQVTGFHEKPSGEGGWINGGFFVLEPSALDTVTDDAQMFEREPIETLVSQGDLHTYQHHGFWYAVDTLRDKQHLEELWQSGKAPWKTW; translated from the coding sequence ATGAAGGCAGTCATTCTTGCGGGTGGATTAGGCACCCGTCTCGCAGAGGAAACTTCCGTGCGGCCCAAGCCCATGGTGGAGATCGGCGGTCGCCCCATCCTCTGGCACATCATGAAGATGTATTCGCAGCACGGCATCCACGACTTCATCATCTGCTGTGGCTACAAGGGTTACGTCATCAAGGAGTACTTCGCCAACTACTACCTGCATACCTCTGATGTCACCTTCGACCTGCCGCAGAACAAGACGACGGTCCACGCCTCCGTCGCAGAACCCTGGACGGTCACGCTGGTCGATACCGGCGACGACACCGGCACCGGCGGCCGCCTGAAACGCATCCGCAAATACCTGAACCCCGATGAGCCGTTCTGCATGACCTACGGCGACGGTGTCTCCAACGTCGACATCACGGCTGAGATAGTGTTTCACCGGCAACATGGCAAATTGGCAACGCTCACCAGCGTGCAGCCCGTGGCGCGGTTCGGCGCACTTCAGTTGAACGGAACGCAGGTCACCGGCTTCCATGAAAAGCCTTCGGGCGAAGGTGGGTGGATCAACGGCGGCTTCTTCGTGCTGGAACCATCCGCGCTGGATACCGTGACCGACGACGCGCAGATGTTTGAACGCGAGCCGATTGAAACGCTCGTCTCACAGGGCGACCTGCACACCTACCAGCATCACGGTTTCTGGTACGCCGTGGATACGCTGCGCGACAAGCAGCATCTGGAAGAGCTCTGGCAATCAGGCAAGGCTCCCTGGAAGACCTGGTAA
- a CDS encoding RNA polymerase sigma factor produces the protein MNRRPSHHPEEDEPPHDHDVSGSEDELGSTDMEEAAEEIENSPEAQQSDPDGVGEDMGTLALNPGMLGGAIVDQDVRGKGLAADLNAVATAGKAAETGDADVMLRLKAGELDCFEYLMNKYRRPIVHFMFRMVHNQAVAEEMAQEVFLRVYRARETYRAEARFTTWLYRIATNLAVNYARDTKNERTAPTIHLDEPDPETGSMHDVADGTPNVEADLLREERMKAIKAHVMALPERQRMAVLMHKYQEMDYKQIGAVLKLSESATKSLLFRAYQTLRERLKEFV, from the coding sequence ATGAATCGCCGACCGAGCCACCATCCCGAAGAAGACGAGCCGCCCCACGATCACGATGTCAGTGGGTCGGAGGACGAACTGGGCTCAACAGACATGGAAGAGGCTGCGGAAGAGATAGAAAATTCCCCGGAAGCGCAACAATCTGACCCCGACGGTGTCGGAGAGGATATGGGTACGCTGGCACTGAATCCGGGGATGCTGGGCGGTGCGATCGTCGATCAGGACGTTCGCGGTAAGGGACTGGCGGCTGATCTGAATGCAGTGGCCACGGCCGGCAAAGCTGCGGAGACGGGCGATGCGGATGTGATGCTCCGGCTGAAGGCAGGCGAACTGGACTGCTTTGAGTACCTGATGAACAAGTATCGCCGCCCGATTGTTCACTTCATGTTCCGCATGGTGCATAACCAAGCGGTGGCGGAGGAGATGGCACAGGAGGTGTTTCTGCGGGTGTATCGTGCCCGCGAGACCTATCGCGCTGAGGCTCGGTTCACGACGTGGCTGTATCGCATTGCCACGAACCTGGCGGTGAACTACGCCCGCGACACGAAGAACGAGCGGACCGCTCCGACCATCCATCTGGATGAGCCGGATCCGGAAACCGGCAGCATGCATGACGTGGCGGATGGAACGCCCAACGTGGAAGCCGACCTGCTGCGTGAGGAACGGATGAAGGCGATCAAGGCCCATGTGATGGCCTTGCCGGAACGCCAGCGCATGGCCGTGCTGATGCACAAGTACCAGGAGATGGATTACAAGCAGATTGGCGCCGTACTGAAGTTGAGCGAGTCTGCGACGAAGTCACTGCTGTTTCGCGCCTACCAGACGCTGCGCGAGCGACTTAAAGAGTTTGTGTAA
- a CDS encoding DUF3106 domain-containing protein: protein MIPLYSIATSKLRQTAVAALFVALGMTCVAQGKRGQASSGGGAPHPQSYGGGAPHAPNYGGGGVPHPQSYGGGNVPHAPNYGGAPRSPNNGGGSNGMYGGRPGGMPQQGGQPGQGATIGPQRPRGEHLDQWMQQHQNMSPQQQQRALQKEPGFNQLPQQTQQRMQERLNRLNSMPAQQREKVIQRGEAIERLSPQQRVQVRGAMGQLGALPEDRRRAVARSFRELRSMPPEQQNQMLNSPQYRQQFSDQERGTLGNLLSVSPMLPQNQ from the coding sequence ATGATACCGCTTTACTCCATTGCTACTTCCAAGCTGCGGCAGACTGCTGTCGCGGCCCTGTTTGTGGCGTTGGGGATGACCTGCGTAGCCCAGGGAAAGCGGGGTCAGGCATCTTCTGGCGGTGGTGCACCTCATCCACAAAGTTATGGGGGAGGAGCTCCTCATGCGCCGAATTATGGCGGTGGCGGAGTTCCTCATCCACAGAGTTACGGCGGCGGCAATGTTCCTCATGCGCCCAATTACGGTGGCGCTCCTCGCTCTCCGAACAATGGCGGCGGCTCGAACGGCATGTACGGTGGACGCCCGGGCGGAATGCCTCAACAGGGTGGGCAGCCTGGTCAGGGAGCGACGATTGGACCGCAGCGGCCGCGTGGTGAACATCTGGACCAGTGGATGCAGCAGCACCAGAACATGAGCCCGCAGCAGCAGCAGCGGGCCCTGCAGAAGGAGCCGGGATTTAACCAGCTTCCTCAGCAGACGCAGCAGAGGATGCAGGAGCGCCTGAACCGGTTGAACAGTATGCCGGCACAGCAGCGGGAGAAGGTCATCCAGCGTGGCGAAGCCATCGAACGACTGTCGCCGCAGCAGCGCGTGCAGGTACGTGGCGCCATGGGACAGTTGGGCGCTCTGCCGGAGGACCGTCGCCGGGCGGTGGCTCGCAGCTTCCGCGAACTGCGCTCGATGCCGCCGGAGCAGCAGAACCAGATGTTGAATTCACCCCAGTATCGCCAGCAGTTCAGCGATCAGGAGCGTGGCACGCTGGGTAATCTGCTGTCGGTGAGCCCCATGTTGCCGCAGAACCAGTAG